From the Coffea eugenioides isolate CCC68of chromosome 1, Ceug_1.0, whole genome shotgun sequence genome, the window GGGACTTCAGATTTGGGGCATCTATGGTAACTTTATGCTGCCCCTGGAGGGAGCAAAACAAAGACTCAAGATTTTCTGACTGCACAACAACAGTGAACTCTAATTCAACTTTTGCATTCCAACAGAGCAGCAGGCTCTTCAATGAGGGACTCGAGATATGAAGAACTTCAACTTCAATCCTTTCTTCACTCTCACTCTCATAGCTGAAAGGTTGCACAAATAACATCAGTTGTTCAAGCAAAGGGCAACCTTGAAGAAGCCTCTGAATAGAATCTTCATCTACCAATCTGAATTCAAATAAGTAAAGATTCTTGAGGTTTGGCAACCAAACAAAATCAGGGACATTCCAATCCACCTCAAAGGTCACTGATAAAGAAACCAGAGTTTTAGATGAAAAAATTCCAGGTGGAATAGGTATAGAAAATCGCTCAGTTGTTTTATCCATTCGAACTGAAAGATGGAGTTGTTGGACATTGCAAGAAGAAAGTGCAGCAGCTGCAGATATCAACAATGACTCAAAAGCCAGGCGGTAACTTTTAACAAAATGCATCACATCGACTTCAATCTTTCCAATTGAAGCCTTATTCCGCTGTCGAATCACTCTATTGGCAAAATCTACAAAATCAGAGAACATCCTATCACGGTCAGAAGCATCACCATCCACACGGAAACTTAGATAAACATCAGGAAGAGAAACAAAAAGATCTCTCCATCTAGTGCACAGAACTGAGGTTGCTGCAGCATCTTTTGTCCTGAAACGCGAAAGGATGCGAAGCAGAACACAGTTCGGAAGTGCACTCAACCTGTCGATATTATCACCATCTGGGATCCTTTTAAGCATCTTCTTTTCTGGAGGATCAGCCATCAgtacttttctttatttcaatCTTTCAGTACATAAACAGCAGGTCTCGAGATACTGTGAAATCAACAAGCCTAAATGTAAAAGGGATTCTGCTTTTTGGCAGACAACTATGGGCATCGAAGGCATTCCATGTATAAGCGCACAATAGACTTGTAAAAAGATGCTAACGAAGCATTCTCAGATAAAGAAAACATGAGAAGAAACATCAACAAAGAACCTGGTTTTCTGAAGACTAAAACCATCAATGACGAACAAGAACCTGCATTTTTAGGTGGGTATTTTGCGGTTAAGCCGCTGATGAAATCCCATCTTATACTCTTCTACTCGAAGGTGACATACTCTTCTCCTCGAAGATGAGAAATGTTCTTGCTCCAAAAGCCTGGCTGCTGTAAACCCCAACATTTATTTCCCCAATCAAGAGAAGTTTTTAACCCACCAGCCGAAGAAGGGAGTTTTAAGGGCTCGTTTCGGGAAAAGGGAGTACGGTACTATTTAGAGCATCTCCAACGGAATATCCTTGTTTGGAACCTAAGTTTTTTGTCAAGTTgctataaattttttaaaaactttagggataatttcagaaacctcccctgaggtttctgacagtctcaAGGACCTCCCCTGAAGTTCCGAAAATCCCTTATACCTCCCCTAAAACTAAGTAGATAGTTTCAGGTACAACCCAATTGATGTGGACAATGAATATAAAATGTGTTTcaggagagagaaaataatcAAATTCCACCTCTGCCCTCAAGATTGTCATTAGTGAGGATGTTTATGTTAGGGGCTGCTTGGTTAAAGGGTTTGGGAATCACAAAATGGAATAAATCCCTTATTTGTTGCTTGGGTTAAGCCTATTGGAATGCTATTTTTGGAATCATTCCCGAGTAAATTGggaggttttggacaaaaccctcaACTCATTCCCTCAGACAATATTTATCAAACCAGAGTCTTCTTCTTCATCAGTTTTTctatctcttcttcttcaatcaATCGCCACCCATCACCTTCATCGGACATCTTCTTTCTCATTTCAAAGTCCCAAATTCAGGTTCACAAATAGTAGCAATAGCTTTCCAAGATCTGAAAGTCTAAACGAGAAATTAGATCATGTAGTAGATGATTTGCTTGAAAAGGTTGAAGCTTCCAAGGTGGAAATTGGAGAAGAGAAGATTTTATTGATTGGGCAAAACATTCCTTAGAACCAAACAATGTCATGAGTGGTGAAGTTCTAGTGAAATTTTTTGATTGTGTTCTGGTAAATCTGAAGGATCTGCTTAAGTTTGAAAACAATTTGATTCTGTCTTTGAAGGAACAAATCTCAACCCTTGAAGTGAATTTACTATTCTTGAAAAACTTTGTCATCTTCACAAATAGGCTATGCAATGGGTATGCGAATATCGGACTGTTTTTTACTTCTATTGAAGATGCTGCAAATAATGGTATTTCGTTCTGGTGTTGGTTGGGATGGAAGAAATAGGGAGTCAAAAGTTGATAGTAATAGAGACAGCGACATTTTAACCCTTCATTctaaagccataaagagctggtgttttatggaaaaataggtactctgttcttataaagtaggaaagtcataaagagctggtcttttatgaAAAAATATGACTATTGTGAAAGTGAccgcgatttggtttatgaaattatcccaaaaaaatagcagaatgaatttgtttgttttgaaagttgtataacgGTCGTTAAACTTCAAATATTCCTTCCTTAAACTTCAAAATCTACAAAATCTCATATTTTGAACCCATTGAATGccgaaattaaaataaaataaaataaatttattgaattaaaataaaaatttttcggAAAAATCATGCCAAAATATGGAAGCATCATACGAAACAATGATGGGAAACTGAGGTACATGACCTTGCATTTGTTAAATGCAAGGTACATTATCTCGCATTGaaggaaaatgggtactctgtaagtataatggacgaaagccataaagagctggtcttttatttaacaatgggtttaaatttattttatccgataaataaatttctagaaaattttctaggcAATTTTCTAGGAATTCGTATTTATCGGATGCAAGATACAGTCCAACCAAAAAGCTTGCTAGTTTGATGCAATTTTTGGCGCCTTTTCTCTTAGCCCAAATTAGCAATTCATTTTATTATCAAATTCCAGTTAAGTTACTTAATCCTTTCTATTACTCATTTCACTAATTAATTCATGTTATTATCAGAATATATTACTTCAACAGCAGGGATATTTGTGTCAATTCAACGTTTTTCAAGTCATTTTGGGACCCAACAATCTGACAGGGGAGGTATAAGGGATTTTCGAAACTTCAGGGGAGGTCCTtgagactgtcagaaacctcaggggaggtttctgaaattatcccaaaactttaactacagtaatctcaaaaaaattttcaaaaattttaaactatacacttcaaaatattcaaaaatctacatattttaaaaaaaatttttaaaacttttacagtaaattacagtaaaattttagacaaactcccaaaaaattCATCTTCCAAACAAGGCTGACTGCAATGCTTGACAAAATATGGGTCCATTACACGCATCATTCTGATGATGCATGTAATAGGTGGGCCAGCCAGGATCAAAATTTAGCAGTCTGACAAAAGAATTATGTAATATTATGTTATTATTCtgattttatttgatttaaatgatgtaatatcatatatatatatatatatataatagggCAAAAAATCTCAGCAGCCACTAAATTATTGGTCAGATTATATTTTGGCCATCAAATTATTTTTCGTCAGTAATTGgccactaaacaacttaatcagtaaaTTCGTGACCATTTAATCGATAATTGCTCTTAATCTGTGAAATTAGCAGTACACGTGACAAAAGTGCGGGGTAATTTTTAGTGGATTAGACAGTAAAGCAAGATGGGAGGTTTTAAGTGGCCGCCATTTTGATTGCTTTGCTTGGGCTATGGTAGGGAAGGACTTCCGCACCAGAAAAATTTTGGAAGATTTGCTGCTGCAACATGTCTGCCGAGCCAAGGATGATATGGCCCCATTTTCAGATTTGGACTTGGCTCAGAAGCTTTACCGGTTCCTGCAGTCCAAGAGATTCTTGATTGTTTTGGATGATGTCTGCTCTGTCGATGCTTGGGAGTGCCTCCGCATTGCACTTTTGTCTCAAGAACCAACCGCCAGCAGAGTGCTGCTCACCACTCGGGATGTCGGAGTTGCAGACAAGATTGCTTCTTTATCAGCCGACGACAAAGGATTCATTCACCGGATGAGATTTCTTAACCCAGACGAAGGCTAGGAGCTTCTCCGCAAGATGGTTTTCAGAGCTCACTCTTCTTCTGGTAAAGGCATCATTTCCAGAAAAAATCTTACCTCTCCTGGGCAAACCACATATCTTCTTGCTGGGTTCCAATTTGTCCATGAGGTCTTCATCGTTGCTGTTAATTTGCAGAAGCATCTAGGTTTAGCAGAGCGCCTCGACATTCTTGTCTTCTTCTTCGGCTTCTTGGATTTGGGGCTGAAGATTTGGGGCTCCCAATTGAGTCCCTATTTTTTCCTCCATATAATTTTCCATTCGGTGATTGTTTgaggaaagaaattaaaaggaGAATACAGTGGCATAGTTGTTAGATAAAATTACCCCCGTATTTTGCCACGTGTACTGTTAATTTATCAGATTAAGAGCAATTATCAATCAAATGGTCACGAATTTACTGATTAAATTGTTTAGTGgccaattattgacaaaaaaatagtttgatggtCAAAACATAATCCGACCAATAGTTTAGTGGCCGCTGAGGTTTTTTGCCctatataataaagtcgtattcTCATCCTTATCCCTtcatgttttctttttcctacGTGGTTTAATGAGACAGCAAGTGGTTTCCTACGTGCCTTActccttttttgtttggatgtatatcaattcttatttcctataagaatttttaatattatatgattcttaTTCCCTACCTAAAAAAGGAACTGGAAAGTAATGcaatataaataaaaaagacataataataaattttattattaaatgcgTTATCAAGACATAGCGCATAGCACGAAatttatggaaaagaaaaagttaattgaATCCAATTAACTATATGTATTTGACCCGTACGGTCAAATATAAATTCCTATTTGAGCACGGGTTTGTAAATTCCTATAAACCCGTACAATCAAATATAAATTCCTATTTGAAATGCATTTACGAGCAAATGAGACATCTAAAAGGATGCTGTCATTTGAGTTTGTGGCCCCTATGGCTGAAGTTTGCTAGAGGAAATTCTGAGGCGCTAGACCTAGATTGTCTCATTTTTTACCCAAAGTTATTTGGACgattgtggttttatttcttataagaattcttaatattataggATTCTTATTTTCTAACCAAAGTTACGTACTTTAAGCAACTTAAATCAAGATAAACTTACTTTTAATATTCTTATTAATATTTCTTTATAtccttatcaattcttatttatTATGCCTATACTACATATAGTCTCTAATATATTGATTTCAAACATCAAATTCATGGTTAGGTATTCTCAGTGCATGCAGTTGGCACATTAAAACATCGATTTTGGGTTTTCACTCTTGATCTGTGACTGATTTGAGTTAAGTACCATCATTCATCCATCTATGACTGATTTGAgttaaatttgtttatttcaTGACAAGTTTTTCCTGATCTGTGATGTCTGAATTATTTTAGGATAATCATATGGTAGCTATTGTACCAAAAAATTTGGTACAAAGGTTTCGACCACAACTACTTGAGGGAAATGTCTATATTTTGGAGAAATTTAGAGTGACACAAAGAAAACAATCTTGGAATGTTGTGCACAATAAGCATAATATTTATTTCACTTATACAACTCTAGTGAAAAAGCTTGATGGTCGAATGAGTTCAataaaatttcacaaatttGAATTCATCGATTTCAATGACCTCTCTTCACGATGTCAAACTTTTACATTCTTATCAGGTATGACGTAATAAGTTGATAGGGTAAATACTACTTTTATAAAtactatttttaattttattcatttGAAAATAGTGATTCCTAGATAACTATATGTGTTATACTTATTCATTTGTGTGTAATATAGATGTGGTGGGAAGACTTTCTAAAGTGAGACCAATTTATGAAGTTTCGAAGAGTAATGGAACTGTAAAAAAATGAGATATTGCAATTACTAATAAAAGGTagttgctgcattttttttaatttagtctGCTAAATAAATTAGTTATAATATGAAGATCAGCTCATATTATTATTTGAACAATTAATTTTGAGTAATTTCTATTCAAGTATTAATTTTGAGTGCTTTTATATTGAAGTGGTGAAAGCATTAATGTCACATTATGGGGAACAACATCGAATCAGTTCGATGATGAGACTATTTTGGTGTCTGATCAACTATTAGTGTTGGTGATCTCTTCAGTGACAGTTAAACAATTCAGAGGTAATGACATAAACATCAGCGAATTTCTCATAATAAACATATTGTTATTTCTTTTCATTAGCATTCTTAATGGATCTCACGATAAATTGTTACTCAGGTTCATACTATCTGTCATCAACAATTGCCACACGAATATATATGAATCTAAATATTTCCGAATTTGCAGATTATTTGAATTGGTAAAGCTATATATCTTTATTAAatgtttgtttaattttttcatatatattgtatataagTAATTAAGATAAGATTGTTATTAGCATTGATAGCACTGCTCCTCAAACTATTGAGGTTTTACATCCTCCAAAACGCGAGAAGCTATACAGCAACTAATGtttaagaataaaaaattattatcagaAATATATCAGATAATGACCGGTGTTCAAACAGAGGTACAATTAAAGTTGCAAGTTACAATTATAGCACATTAGTTTTCacaattaaaaatattaattatttaaattgACTGCTTAAATTGGTCATTTATCTAGGAATTGGTTTACACTTCCAAAGTGACGATTTTGAAAGTTGATTTCAACAGTCAACTCAACTGTACTACAAAGCATGTCCAAAATGTCAGAGAAAAGTGACATTAGAAGGATCTAATTTTGTGTGCAATACTTGCAATCAAAATGTGGAGTATTTCAAATTAAGGTATGTCGTaggtattaattttttatcattttaattGCTACAATATCTACATAAACATAACTATTAGAATATGTGTATTTATACAGGTATATGTTAAAAGTCTTGGCAAGTGATGCAACCTGTAGTGCttggtttgttatatttgatcAAGAGGCTGAAAGAATAATAGAATACAAACTTTCTTTTGTCTTGAAGAATTTAACAAGGTAAACTT encodes:
- the LOC113765650 gene encoding putative disease resistance protein At1g50180, whose protein sequence is MVGKDFRTRKILEDLLLQHVCRAKDDMAPFSDLDLAQKLYRFLQSKRFLIVLDDVCSVDAWECLRIALLSQEPTASRVLLTTRDVGVADKIASLSADDKGFIHRMRFLNPDEG
- the LOC113782619 gene encoding F-box/FBD/LRR-repeat protein At5g22660-like — encoded protein: MADPPEKKMLKRIPDGDNIDRLSALPNCVLLRILSRFRTKDAAATSVLCTRWRDLFVSLPDVYLSFRVDGDASDRDRMFSDFVDFANRVIRQRNKASIGKIEVDVMHFVKSYRLAFESLLISAAAALSSCNVQQLHLSVRMDKTTERFSIPIPPGIFSSKTLVSLSVTFEVDWNVPDFVWLPNLKNLYLFEFRLVDEDSIQRLLQGCPLLEQLMLFVQPFSYESESEERIEVEVLHISSPSLKSLLLCWNAKVELEFTVVVQSENLESLFCSLQGQHKVTIDAPNLKSLTVEGHVLEVHINQSLVSIDKAVVQAEFLHNVTNHSDLFLRSQRAFKFLSGLVNVKSLNLSENILKALYFSQPALPTFRNLIKLELIPVYCYSFPRSCILQVLSNLFESSPKLEVLIFSEVFKNYFGEDEEFGSVFLQALPLTFIEHLKVIEMTNFRGEEHEFKLIEYFLKNGKSLKKMALEREAREDWKCVPEDCERILAFKKCSDDCQIVLKKKWDHITCPKFRQLLKLSP